Proteins found in one bacterium genomic segment:
- a CDS encoding MFS transporter encodes MQVIKKINSLGRDLKLLWSAILCLSFGYGVYSAIFYNFATESLAIKPQQLGYVEAVRELPGFLCVLVVALAAQMAEPLLGSITLFVMSLGMGAYAAIHGIPSLLVFSFIWSTGLHSWMPLQSSLVLNLAQENNKGKRLGQSFCVSSTGALLGMICVRLVGHGLSYPMWFIFGGVFVFIAACIMLTIRRDICYPEKPKIAFKSRYKLYYALTFLEGCRKQVFLTFAIYALTKVYHTHLKTVALLMIINSVVNMFGGPIVGRLIDRIGERRIMMTSYGALIFVFLGYALIHHEHALFVLYCLDNFFYLSTNCLTTYLQKIADPADLTPALSMGVTVNHAAAVLVPLIGGFLWARLGYSVTFFGGTVVVAMSLVLASMVRAVPRVKTQ; translated from the coding sequence TTGCAAGTAATCAAGAAAATCAATTCACTCGGCCGTGACCTCAAGCTGCTGTGGTCGGCAATACTGTGCTTGAGCTTTGGCTATGGCGTATACAGTGCCATCTTCTACAATTTCGCCACGGAGTCACTTGCGATCAAGCCGCAGCAGCTCGGATATGTCGAGGCTGTGCGAGAGCTGCCGGGTTTCCTGTGCGTATTGGTTGTTGCTCTGGCTGCACAGATGGCAGAACCGCTGCTCGGGTCGATTACTCTTTTTGTGATGTCTCTTGGGATGGGTGCATACGCAGCCATACACGGCATCCCATCGCTGCTGGTCTTCTCATTCATATGGAGCACGGGTCTGCATTCATGGATGCCTCTGCAGTCGTCACTCGTACTGAACCTGGCTCAGGAAAATAACAAGGGCAAAAGACTCGGCCAGTCGTTTTGCGTGTCGAGCACCGGTGCTCTTTTGGGCATGATATGCGTGCGGCTGGTTGGCCATGGGCTAAGTTACCCGATGTGGTTCATATTCGGCGGCGTGTTTGTCTTTATTGCAGCTTGCATCATGCTTACGATCAGGCGGGATATCTGTTATCCCGAAAAGCCCAAGATAGCATTCAAAAGTCGATATAAGCTCTATTATGCGCTCACATTCCTCGAGGGTTGCCGCAAACAGGTGTTCCTGACATTCGCTATATATGCGCTGACGAAGGTCTACCATACGCATCTAAAGACCGTCGCGCTTCTGATGATAATAAACAGCGTGGTGAACATGTTCGGCGGACCGATTGTGGGCAGACTGATCGACCGCATCGGCGAGAGACGGATAATGATGACAAGTTACGGCGCACTGATATTTGTCTTTCTCGGCTATGCCCTGATCCACCATGAGCACGCGTTGTTTGTGCTCTACTGTCTGGACAACTTTTTCTATCTATCGACAAACTGCCTGACGACCTATCTTCAAAAAATTGCAGATCCTGCGGACCTCACCCCTGCGCTGTCTATGGGTGTGACGGTCAATCATGCGGCTGCGGTGCTTGTGCCGCTCATAGGCGGATTTTTGTGGGCGAGACTGGGATACAGCGTGACATTCTTCGGCGGGACTGTTGTCGTGGCGATGTCGCTGGTGCTTGCGTCTATGGTGAGGGCAGTGCCCAGGGTCAAAACTCAATGA
- the sigH gene encoding RNA polymerase sporulation sigma factor SigH yields MKNNFRGECVQDQFQEERSLSQSRYAVLSDQDIVAVAQRGDERASEYLLYKYRSLVRTKVRSYFLMGAEKEDLLQIGMIGLWQAIVDYRPEKDISFLSFARICIERHVITAIKTATRRKQTPLNTSVSLEYPSEDSDSEWNLADILISDDTIDPEELVLKREDNDQLQDMLRRLLSDFEWQVLSGYQIGKSYREIACELRCKTKSVDNALARIKRKISCAPHSWPGITDNN; encoded by the coding sequence ATGAAGAATAATTTTAGAGGTGAATGCGTGCAGGACCAGTTCCAGGAAGAGCGAAGTCTATCACAGTCGCGCTATGCCGTCCTGTCGGATCAGGATATCGTCGCCGTTGCTCAACGTGGTGACGAAAGAGCCTCTGAGTATTTGCTCTACAAATATAGAAGCCTTGTAAGGACGAAAGTCAGGTCATATTTCCTTATGGGCGCGGAAAAAGAGGACCTGCTGCAGATCGGCATGATCGGGTTGTGGCAGGCGATAGTCGATTACCGCCCGGAAAAGGACATTTCGTTCCTGTCATTTGCGCGCATATGCATAGAGCGGCACGTCATCACTGCCATAAAGACGGCCACACGCCGAAAACAGACACCTCTCAACACATCCGTGTCGCTGGAATATCCCTCCGAAGACAGTGACAGCGAGTGGAACCTGGCAGATATTCTCATTTCAGACGACACTATCGACCCGGAGGAACTCGTCCTGAAGCGTGAGGATAACGACCAACTGCAGGACATGCTCAGGCGTCTGCTCTCCGATTTCGAGTGGCAGGTGCTTTCCGGATATCAGATAGGCAAATCCTATCGTGAGATTGCATGCGAACTGCGCTGCAAGACCAAGTCGGTCGATAACGCACTGGCGCGCATCAAACGAAAGATATCCTGCGCGCCTCACAGTTGGCCCGGCATCACAGACAACAACTAA